Proteins encoded together in one Marinobacter sp. Arc7-DN-1 window:
- a CDS encoding leucyl aminopeptidase: MNFSLSNKAINSTKADCLVVGLPEKGTWPQSTNQADEALGGLIKKLQKAGDLTGKNATTAAIPLTDQPWGRLLVVGTGNDSDRTPANYRKALIAMMTALKDGPSKSIAVALADTPVTGEDAVSSEAARLSLIGRTLEDQLYTFSDFKSEKPAARKLNKVAVVASSAAKDLKDAFNLGLATGRGMNLTRDLGNTPPNICHPEWLAQQAKKLAEDHDCIKTDVLDEKQMEKMGMNTILAVGKGSTQPPRLIVMEYRGGKAKDKPHVLVGKGITFDTGGISLKPGEGMDEMKYDMGGSASVFGAMQVLAETRPKINVVGVIAAAENMPDGGASRPGDIVTTLSGMTVEILNTDAEGRLVLCDALTYVKKFDPAAVIDLATLTGACIIALGNHATGLLANNDDLANELLAAGERAGDRAWRLPLWDEYQSQLDSNFADMANIGGRPAGTITAACFLSRFTKDYRWAHLDIAGTAWHSGKAKGSSGRPVPLLVDYLMSHAGK, from the coding sequence ATGAATTTCAGCCTGAGCAATAAAGCCATCAACAGCACCAAAGCAGACTGCCTCGTTGTCGGCTTGCCCGAAAAAGGCACCTGGCCGCAATCCACCAACCAGGCAGACGAGGCGCTGGGCGGGCTGATCAAAAAACTCCAGAAAGCCGGCGACCTTACCGGCAAGAACGCCACCACGGCGGCCATTCCGCTGACAGATCAGCCCTGGGGTCGTCTGCTGGTGGTTGGCACGGGTAACGATAGTGATCGAACGCCGGCGAATTACCGCAAGGCCCTGATCGCCATGATGACAGCCCTGAAGGATGGTCCCTCGAAAAGCATCGCCGTCGCCCTCGCAGACACCCCCGTAACCGGCGAAGACGCGGTAAGCTCCGAAGCCGCCCGCCTCAGCCTTATCGGCCGCACCCTGGAAGATCAGCTTTACACCTTCAGCGACTTCAAGAGTGAAAAGCCGGCAGCCCGCAAACTGAATAAAGTAGCGGTAGTTGCCTCGAGTGCTGCCAAAGACCTGAAAGATGCGTTCAATCTCGGCCTCGCCACCGGCCGCGGCATGAACCTCACCCGCGACCTGGGCAACACCCCACCCAACATCTGCCACCCGGAATGGCTGGCTCAGCAGGCGAAGAAGCTGGCGGAGGACCATGACTGCATCAAGACCGACGTGCTTGATGAAAAGCAGATGGAAAAGATGGGCATGAACACCATCCTGGCCGTGGGCAAAGGCAGCACCCAGCCCCCGAGACTGATCGTGATGGAATACCGTGGCGGTAAGGCCAAGGACAAGCCTCATGTCCTGGTGGGCAAAGGCATCACCTTCGACACCGGCGGCATCAGCCTCAAACCCGGTGAAGGCATGGATGAAATGAAATACGACATGGGCGGCTCCGCCAGCGTATTCGGCGCCATGCAGGTCCTGGCCGAAACCCGGCCCAAGATCAACGTAGTGGGCGTGATCGCCGCAGCGGAGAACATGCCGGACGGCGGCGCCTCGCGCCCGGGCGACATCGTCACCACCCTCTCCGGCATGACCGTTGAAATCCTCAACACCGACGCCGAAGGCCGCCTGGTACTGTGTGACGCCCTCACCTACGTGAAGAAATTCGACCCGGCCGCAGTCATTGATCTGGCCACCCTCACCGGTGCCTGCATCATCGCCCTGGGCAACCACGCCACCGGCCTGCTTGCCAATAACGACGACCTGGCCAACGAACTGCTGGCTGCCGGCGAACGCGCCGGTGACCGCGCCTGGCGCCTGCCCCTGTGGGACGAATACCAGAGCCAGCTCGACAGCAACTTCGCCGACATGGCCAACATCGGGGGCCGCCCCGCCGGCACCATCACTGCCGCCTGCTTCCTGTCCCGGTTCACCAAGGATTACCGCTGGGCCCATCTGGACATCGCCGGCACCGCCTGGCACTCCGGCAAAGCCAAAGGCTCCTCGGGCCGCCCGGTACCCCTGCTGGTCGACTACCTGATGTCCCATGCAGGAAAGTAA
- the lptF gene encoding LPS export ABC transporter permease LptF has product MSIIFRYLIRQAMISMVAVSGILLLVFMSGRFLKYLDSAAEGSISAGVLFEIMAYRFPGFLELILPLGLFIGILLAYGRMYLESEMTVLHACGVSNKALLGKTLIGSFPVMIIVGAMSLYVSPWGMKQVEDIINEQRKATEFEMLAPGRFQDFASGGRVTYTESLSEDKRQLRGVFIAEYAPDGKSLTIITAETGSQLIDSETGSRFLILEEGGRLEGAAGQLDYTLIDFEAYGLRIESGNAGARELEKGVSTLGLMQSDNPEDRALLHWRLSLPLIVPVVALLAVSLSRVNPRQGRFFHLLPAMLVYITYLGLLIVARDWLAAGKVPEWVGMLWVHGLFTALGLWLQFGPGWLHRRRIAREGGVHAQG; this is encoded by the coding sequence TTGAGCATCATTTTCCGTTACCTCATACGCCAGGCCATGATCAGCATGGTTGCCGTTTCGGGCATCCTGTTGCTGGTGTTTATGAGTGGCCGTTTCCTGAAGTACCTCGACAGCGCAGCTGAAGGGAGCATTTCGGCCGGGGTGCTGTTTGAAATCATGGCGTATCGATTCCCCGGTTTTCTTGAGCTGATACTGCCACTGGGGCTGTTCATCGGGATTCTGCTGGCCTACGGGCGAATGTATCTCGAAAGCGAGATGACGGTGCTCCATGCCTGCGGTGTGAGCAATAAGGCATTGCTTGGTAAGACTCTGATTGGCAGCTTTCCGGTAATGATCATTGTCGGGGCCATGAGCCTCTATGTTTCGCCGTGGGGAATGAAGCAGGTTGAAGACATTATCAACGAGCAGCGCAAGGCCACGGAGTTTGAAATGCTGGCGCCCGGGCGATTCCAGGATTTTGCCTCAGGCGGGCGGGTGACCTATACCGAAAGTCTCAGCGAGGACAAGCGTCAGTTGCGGGGCGTTTTCATTGCCGAATACGCGCCGGATGGCAAAAGCCTGACCATTATTACCGCCGAAACAGGTTCCCAGCTGATCGATTCGGAAACCGGCAGTCGCTTTCTCATACTCGAAGAGGGTGGCAGGCTCGAGGGCGCCGCTGGCCAACTCGATTACACGCTGATTGATTTTGAGGCCTATGGTCTGAGGATCGAGAGTGGCAATGCCGGAGCCCGCGAACTTGAAAAAGGGGTCAGCACCCTGGGCCTGATGCAGTCGGACAATCCCGAAGACCGGGCACTGCTTCACTGGCGTCTTTCCCTGCCATTGATTGTTCCGGTCGTTGCCTTGCTGGCGGTGAGCCTGAGCCGGGTCAACCCCCGGCAGGGCCGCTTTTTTCATCTGTTGCCGGCGATGCTGGTTTACATCACCTACCTCGGCCTGCTTATTGTGGCCCGGGACTGGCTGGCTGCGGGCAAGGTGCCCGAGTGGGTCGGCATGCTCTGGGTGCATGGGTTGTTCACGGCCCTGGGTCTCTGGCTCCAGTTCGGTCCTGGCTGGCTGCACCGGCGGCGTATAGCCAGGGAGGGAGGCGTGCATGCGCAGGGTTGA
- the lptG gene encoding LPS export ABC transporter permease LptG, producing MRRVDGYVMRTVGGAIFLVMVVVLSLDLVFAFIAELENTRNDYQTLQVLWHILLTVPRRIYDYLPLGAFMGCLIGLGSMASSSELTVIRAAGVSLRRIVWSAMKPALVVVLLGLVIGEYVAPPAERVAQSDKAVALGAGRNVASASGVWHKEGDVYIHLNAVQPNGVLHGVSRFRFDDDRLLISASFAERAIFQGDYWLLENVRTTNFEGNRTARSESQTLRWETGLSPGVLSVLIVKPENLSMTGLYTYARYLGEQRLNASRYWLAFWKKALMPLGTAVMVLVAISFIFGPLRSVTMGFRVFTGLLVGLLFKYMQDLLGPMSLLYGFNPMLAVLVPIAVNAVVGAILMRRAG from the coding sequence ATGCGCAGGGTTGACGGCTATGTAATGCGCACGGTTGGCGGCGCCATTTTTCTGGTGATGGTTGTTGTGCTGTCGCTGGATCTGGTGTTTGCGTTCATTGCCGAGCTGGAAAATACCCGCAACGACTACCAGACGCTTCAGGTGCTCTGGCATATTCTCCTGACTGTGCCGCGCCGGATCTACGATTACCTTCCGCTCGGCGCTTTCATGGGCTGCCTGATTGGCCTCGGCTCCATGGCCAGTTCCTCGGAACTCACGGTCATTCGCGCCGCCGGGGTGTCGCTCAGGCGTATTGTCTGGTCGGCCATGAAGCCGGCGCTCGTAGTGGTCTTGCTGGGGCTTGTGATCGGCGAGTATGTTGCACCTCCGGCGGAACGCGTGGCCCAGAGCGACAAGGCCGTGGCCCTCGGCGCGGGAAGAAATGTGGCTTCGGCGTCTGGCGTCTGGCACAAGGAGGGAGATGTCTATATCCACCTGAACGCAGTCCAGCCGAACGGCGTGCTGCACGGTGTCTCCCGGTTCCGCTTCGACGACGATCGTCTGTTGATCTCGGCCAGCTTTGCCGAACGGGCAATTTTCCAGGGCGACTACTGGCTGCTGGAGAATGTCCGCACCACGAATTTTGAGGGCAATAGAACTGCTCGCTCTGAAAGCCAGACCCTGAGATGGGAGACAGGTTTGTCCCCAGGTGTACTGAGCGTTCTGATTGTTAAACCAGAAAATCTCTCCATGACGGGCCTGTACACCTACGCCAGATATCTCGGGGAGCAGCGCCTGAATGCCTCGCGATACTGGCTTGCCTTCTGGAAAAAAGCACTGATGCCGCTGGGCACGGCCGTCATGGTACTGGTTGCCATATCCTTCATCTTTGGCCCCCTGCGCTCTGTCACCATGGGTTTCCGGGTGTTCACGGGGCTGCTGGTGGGGCTTCTGTTCAAATACATGCAGGACCTGCTGGGGCCCATGAGCCTGCTCTACGGGTTTAACCCGATGCTGGCGGTGCTGGTGCCCATTGCGGTCAATGCAGTGGTGGGCGCAATCCTGATGCGCCGGGCCGGATGA
- a CDS encoding RDD family protein: protein MPRRFHDAEELSPPATALKRALAIIYDGLISIAVLLVVTWAYTMVAGWVTGWDRYEQMAEAGQLSGDPGLTFVLFLVLYLFFAYFWTRVGQTLGMQVWRVRIENLDGTSVSWTQALIRYVTAAAVIFLALLASHYLGAATLFLSVPAMIALFYPINGLSVTDRLSGSLVISLPKESGKKQSANR from the coding sequence ATGCCCCGACGCTTCCACGACGCCGAGGAACTATCCCCCCCGGCCACCGCCCTGAAACGGGCCCTGGCGATTATTTACGACGGTTTGATCAGCATTGCCGTGCTATTGGTAGTCACCTGGGCCTACACCATGGTTGCCGGATGGGTCACTGGCTGGGACCGCTACGAGCAGATGGCCGAGGCAGGCCAGCTTTCCGGTGACCCCGGCTTGACCTTCGTGCTGTTCCTGGTGCTGTACCTGTTTTTTGCCTACTTCTGGACACGCGTCGGGCAAACCCTGGGGATGCAGGTGTGGCGAGTCCGCATCGAGAACCTGGACGGCACTTCCGTAAGCTGGACCCAGGCGCTGATCCGCTATGTGACGGCCGCGGCGGTCATCTTCCTGGCCCTGCTCGCAAGCCACTACCTGGGCGCAGCAACACTATTCCTTTCAGTTCCGGCTATGATCGCCCTGTTTTACCCTATCAACGGCCTTTCCGTTACAGACCGGCTGTCCGGCAGCTTGGTTATCTCCTTACCCAAGGAATCCGGAAAGAAGCAGTCTGCGAACAGATGA